One Capsicum annuum cultivar UCD-10X-F1 chromosome 2, UCD10Xv1.1, whole genome shotgun sequence genomic window carries:
- the LOC107859685 gene encoding GTP-binding protein ERG: MKALRILRTLNSSLSSNHSKTHFNSTIFLRFYSAQTQQDHPTTSEEDDTSSSVFDSSQYDDVTSEENSVRSSTWDEKYRERVKEKVFGEDPSKVKSSRILIKEEEKRRKTALLARTLLEAATERADEEGDEDKEDEVVKEEDQMSLSVGIIGAPNAGKSSLTNYMAGTKVSAVSRKTNTTTHEVLGVMTKGKTQICFFDTPGLMLKKSGFPHKDMKARIESAWRSIDLYDVLIVIFDAHRHLTKPDSRVVRLIERMGSEANPNQKHLLCINKVDLIEKKKDLLKVAEEFKDLPGYERCFTISGLKGAGVKDLTKYLMEQAVKRPWDEDPFVMSEEVMKNISLEVVREKLLHYIHQEIPYGIDHRLMDWKELRDGSLRIEQHLITHKISQRKILVGKNGSKIGRIGMEANEELRTIFKRQVHLVLMVRVKS, encoded by the exons ATGAAAGCTTTAAGAATTTTAAGGACATTGAACTCATCACTCTCTTCAAATCACAGCAAAACCCATTTCAACTCAACCATTTTCCTTCGATTTTACTCGGCACAAACTCAACAAGACCACCCCACAACCTCCGAAGAAGATGACACGTCATCCTCAGTCTTCGACAGTTCGCAGTACGATGATGTTACTTCAGAAGAGAACAGTGTAAGAAGCTCCACTTGGGATGAGAAATATAGAGAAAGAGTGAAAGAGAAAGTGTTTGGTGAAGACCCTTCAAAGGTTAAGAGCTCTAGGATTTTGATTAAAGAAGAGGAGAAGAGAAGGAAAACTGCTTTGTTGGCGAGGACTCTTCTAGAAGCTGCGACGGAGCGGGCCGATGAAGAGGGGgatgaagataaagaagatgAAGTGGTGAAGGAAGAAGATCAAATGTCATTGAGTGTTGGAATTATTGGAGCTCCTAATGCTGGCAAATCTTCATTGACTAATTACAtg GCTGGGACCAAAGTTTCTGCTGTATCACGGAAGACGAATACCACTACTCATGAAGTCTTAGGTGTGATGACTAAAGGAAAAACACAAATT TGTTTCTTTGATACTCCTGGGCTTATGCTAAAGAAAAGTGGATTTCCACACAAGGACATGAAGGCACGTATTGAAAGCGCATGGAGGTCTATTGATCTATATGATGTACTCATTGTCATATTTGATGCTCATAGACATCTTACCAA GCCTGATTCCAGAGTGGTGAGGTTGATTGAGAGAATGGGTTCTGAGGCTAATCCAAACCAGAAACATTTATTATGTATCAATAAAGTTGACCTAATCGAGAAAAAGAAAGACTTGTTGAAAGTCGCTGAGGAATTCAAAGACCTTCCCGGATATGAGAG GTGCTTTACGATATCAGGACTAAAGGGAGCTGGAGTGAAAGATCTAACAAAATACTTGATGGAGCAg GCAGTGAAAAGACCATGGGATGAAGATCCATTTGTCAtgagtgaagaagttatgaagaaTATTTCACTGGAAGTGGTCAGGGAGAAGTTGCTACATTACATACATCAG GAAATCCCGTATGGCATAGACCATCGCCTGATGGACTGGAAGGAGTTGCGTGATGGTTCCCTAAGGATTGAACAGCATTTGATCACACACAAGATAAGCCAACGCAAGATTCTCGTAGGAAAGAATGGTTCCAAAATAGG GAGAATAGGCATGGAGGCAAATGAAGAGTTAAGAACGATATTCAAGAGACAAGTCCATCTAGTCCTTATGGTTAGAGTGAAATCATAA